CACGCGCAGGGGATTCAGGTCCACGCCTGGATCATCACGACCGCCCTGTGGAACAGCGAAGTGGTCGCGCCGCCCCCCGGCCACGCCTTCCTGACGCACGGCACGGGCGCGACCGGGCGCGACTTCTGGCTCACCGTGAAGGCCGACGGGACCATCCGCGGCGGCGCCGACTGGGTGATGGACCCCGGCCACCCCGACGCCGCCGAGTACATCAAGAACATGTACGTCAGCGTGGTCAAGAACTACGACGTGGACGGCATCCAGTTCGACCGGGTGCGTTACCCCGACTACAACCCGGTGGGAGGCCCCAACCAATGGGGCTACAACCCGACCGCGCTGGACCGCTACCGCACCGAGACGGGGGCGACCGGCACGCCCGACCCCGCCGATCCACAGTGGAGCAACTGGCGTCGCCAGCAGGTCACGAACCTCGTGCGGGAGACCGCGCTGGCGGTTAAGGCGGTTCGGCCCGATGTCAGCGTGAACGCCGCGACGATCACCTACGGCGCGGGTCCCGCCGACGAGGCTGCCTTCCAGACCTCGCGCCCCTACGCGGAGGTCAATCAGGACTGGCTGACCTGGGTGCGCGAGGGCTACCTGGACGTGAACGTGATGATGAACTACAAGCGCGACTTCGTGCCGGATCAGGCGCTGTGGTTTGGCCAGTGGAACACCTTTGCCGCCGGGCTGCGCCAGAAGTACCCGGGCGTGCATCAGGTCAGCGGCTCGGCGATCTACCTGAACGACCAGGCGAGCAGCGTCAACCAGGTGCTGAAGACCCGCGCGGCGGGCCTGAGCGGCTGGGCCGGGTACTCGTACCGCACCCCCGACAAGGACGTGAACGCCGGAACCCGCACCGGGGCCGAGGTGATCCCCGAACTCACCGCAAAGCTGACGGGCGAGGGTGGCCCCTTCGCGCAGCCCGCCCGCTGGGAGCGCCCCGACCCGGCGGGGCTCCGCGCCCTGAGCGGTGGGGTCACCGTGGCGAGCGGTCCCCTGGGTGGGCGCACCGTCCTCCTGCTCGACGGGCAGGGGACCGAGCTGGGGCGCACCGTCACGGATGGGAACGGGCGCTACGGCTTCATGCACGCCCCGGCGGCGAACGTGCGGGTCCGGGTGGGCGAGGTTTCCAGCGACCTCACGGCGGTTCCCGCGGGCCGGGTAACCATGCTCCCCCCGCTGGCCCTGCCTTGAGGCGGGCGGGCCGTTGACGCTTTCCCCCCTGGCCCTCGGCCTGGATGCCGGGGGCAGCGGCACGAAATGGACCCTGCTCCGGGATGATGGGGTGATCGGGCGGGGCACCGCGCCCCCCCTCACCGCGCCGCTCCTCCGAATCGGGGCGGCAGCGCTCACCTCGCTCGTGGAGGCCCTCCCGGATCGCCCGGACGTGCTGCACGCGGGCCTGCCGGGATTGAGTGCCGGAACCCCTGCCGCCGAGGAGGTGAGAGCGGTACTTGCCTCCGCCTTCGGCCTCCACCCCCGGCAGGTGACCGTGGAGGGCGACCTCGACCTCGCCTACCGCGCCCACCTCGCGCCGGGTGAAGGGGTCCTGCTCTACGCCGGGACGGGGAGCATCGCCTACCACGTCGGCCAGGACGGGCAGGTGATCCGCGCGGGGGGCCGCGGCTACCGGATCGGGGACGATGGGGGCGGGTTCAGCCTGGGGCGGGCGGGGCTGCGCTGGCTCACCGACCGGCTGGACGAGGGGCGGGTGCCCGACTCCCCGCTGGCCCGGGAGACGGCGCTCGTCACGGGGGGGCTGGACTGGGACACCCTGCGCGCTTTCGCCTACGGCACGCCGGGGGCCGCCGCCATCGCCTCGCTCGCCCCCGCCGTGGGCCGCGCCGCCGACCGGGGCGACGAGGTGGCCGCCGCGCTCCTCGGTGAGGCCGCCGAATCACTCGCGGACCTGGCGCGGCGGGTGCAACGGCGGACCGGGACTCTCCCCGTCACGGCGACCGGCGGCGCCCTGCGGGTCAGCCCCCTGTTCCCCGCCGCGCTGGCCCGGCACCTGCCCGGGGTGAACGTTTCCTGGCGCGATCACGCGGAGGCCGCCGCTCGCCTGGCTGCCCGGCAAGCCGGGGAGTGAGGGGCCGTTACAGCGGCGTGCGCACGGGCAGGACGGGGATGGTCACAACGAGTTGGGTGGTGGAGACGGGCCGCGACCCGCCCTGTCGGTCATCCCAGCGCACAACCCCGTCAAGTCCACAGGAGCGGGGAGGGCACTGGGCCTGTATGCCCGCGTGCCCTCCCCGGCGCGTCCCGGTCACTCGCTGGTCTGGGTGTTCCCGCCCGACACGCCGATCGCCAGGACTGGACGGCTCAACTCGTCCTCGCTCTCGGCGAGCGTGAGGGTGTACGTCCCGTCGTCGGGGATGATCACCGCCGTGTCCAGCACGTCGCCCTGCCCGGGGGTCAGGTAGAAGGGCGTCACGACGACCTGGTGG
Above is a genomic segment from Deinococcus aerius containing:
- a CDS encoding family 10 glycosylhydrolase yields the protein HAQGIQVHAWIITTALWNSEVVAPPPGHAFLTHGTGATGRDFWLTVKADGTIRGGADWVMDPGHPDAAEYIKNMYVSVVKNYDVDGIQFDRVRYPDYNPVGGPNQWGYNPTALDRYRTETGATGTPDPADPQWSNWRRQQVTNLVRETALAVKAVRPDVSVNAATITYGAGPADEAAFQTSRPYAEVNQDWLTWVREGYLDVNVMMNYKRDFVPDQALWFGQWNTFAAGLRQKYPGVHQVSGSAIYLNDQASSVNQVLKTRAAGLSGWAGYSYRTPDKDVNAGTRTGAEVIPELTAKLTGEGGPFAQPARWERPDPAGLRALSGGVTVASGPLGGRTVLLLDGQGTELGRTVTDGNGRYGFMHAPAANVRVRVGEVSSDLTAVPAGRVTMLPPLALP
- a CDS encoding N-acetylglucosamine kinase, which codes for MTLSPLALGLDAGGSGTKWTLLRDDGVIGRGTAPPLTAPLLRIGAAALTSLVEALPDRPDVLHAGLPGLSAGTPAAEEVRAVLASAFGLHPRQVTVEGDLDLAYRAHLAPGEGVLLYAGTGSIAYHVGQDGQVIRAGGRGYRIGDDGGGFSLGRAGLRWLTDRLDEGRVPDSPLARETALVTGGLDWDTLRAFAYGTPGAAAIASLAPAVGRAADRGDEVAAALLGEAAESLADLARRVQRRTGTLPVTATGGALRVSPLFPAALARHLPGVNVSWRDHAEAAARLAARQAGE